The proteins below are encoded in one region of Maribacter aestuarii:
- a CDS encoding M48 family metalloprotease translates to MRRGSWKIRIFIGLAIVAFAFIQKCSNKEENPYTGRSQHINMTAEQEIAIGIQSAPEIAQQHGGLYPDERLQAFVDNVGRKLVNNTIARETPYKYDFHLLADDQTINAFALPGGQCFITYALFSQLSEAQLAGVLGHEIGHVIGRHSAERIADSNFWQTLTMGASVGADMGNVVGSIGQNTLLTNGRGDELESDELGVLFMIQAGYDPYEMIKVMEILKAAGGPNRVPEFQSTHPDPENRIQKIKEAIEKYKGQG, encoded by the coding sequence ATGAGAAGAGGAAGTTGGAAAATTAGAATTTTTATCGGCTTGGCAATTGTGGCCTTTGCCTTTATCCAGAAGTGCAGCAATAAAGAAGAAAATCCGTATACCGGACGCTCCCAGCACATTAACATGACCGCGGAGCAAGAGATTGCGATTGGTATCCAAAGCGCCCCCGAAATAGCACAACAACATGGTGGGTTGTATCCGGACGAACGTCTACAAGCCTTCGTTGACAATGTGGGTAGAAAATTGGTGAACAATACTATAGCAAGGGAAACTCCCTATAAATATGATTTTCATTTGTTGGCCGATGACCAGACCATAAACGCATTCGCCTTACCTGGTGGTCAATGCTTCATTACCTACGCCCTCTTTTCACAATTGAGCGAGGCACAATTGGCAGGGGTCCTGGGTCATGAAATAGGTCATGTAATCGGCAGACATTCTGCCGAACGTATCGCCGATAGTAATTTTTGGCAAACATTAACGATGGGTGCATCTGTGGGGGCAGACATGGGAAATGTGGTAGGAAGTATAGGGCAAAATACTTTACTGACCAATGGCAGGGGAGACGAGTTGGAGAGCGATGAACTTGGAGTACTTTTTATGATACAAGCGGGCTATGACCCTTATGAAATGATAAAAGTGATGGAAATCCTAAAGGCCGCCGGTGGACCAAACCGGGTACCCGAGTTTCAAAGTACACACCCCGATCCCGAAAACCGAATTCAAAAAATTAAGGAGGCCATTGAAAAATACAAAGGTCAAGGTTAA
- a CDS encoding ankyrin repeat domain-containing protein → MKKTILTLSMAFLFLGNGLMANKTQSKVEFTSEIKAGVEISSFCKAVMQGDADTVKRMIQLGEDVNQKSLGMTPAMFASRYNKAEVLQILIDHGADLKIRSNRGFSARKYAELSNATDALTVLEAASNS, encoded by the coding sequence ATGAAAAAAACAATTCTAACATTGTCCATGGCATTTTTGTTCTTGGGCAACGGCCTCATGGCCAACAAAACACAATCAAAAGTGGAGTTTACTTCTGAAATTAAGGCAGGAGTTGAAATCAGTTCTTTCTGTAAGGCTGTTATGCAAGGTGATGCGGACACCGTAAAGCGCATGATTCAGCTCGGAGAGGACGTCAACCAAAAATCATTGGGTATGACACCTGCAATGTTCGCGTCCCGTTACAACAAGGCTGAGGTGTTACAAATATTGATTGACCACGGGGCCGATCTAAAAATAAGGAGTAACCGAGGTTTTTCTGCAAGAAAATATGCGGAACTTTCTAATGCTACGGATGCGTTGACCGTATTAGAAGCTGCCTCAAATAGTTAG
- a CDS encoding DUF6747 family protein, producing MGTLLHFKSLYVQAFENCKPEILVILLKVYSVFCALMLFMAVYAFMYRAFSGFEF from the coding sequence ATGGGAACACTATTACATTTTAAGAGTCTTTATGTGCAGGCATTTGAGAATTGTAAACCAGAAATTCTGGTCATACTTTTAAAAGTATATTCGGTATTCTGTGCCCTAATGTTATTTATGGCTGTTTATGCCTTCATGTATAGAGCTTTCAGTGGTTTTGAATTTTAA